The proteins below come from a single Zonotrichia leucophrys gambelii isolate GWCS_2022_RI chromosome 3, RI_Zleu_2.0, whole genome shotgun sequence genomic window:
- the SIX2 gene encoding homeobox protein SIX2 yields the protein MSMLPTFGFTQEQVACVCEVLQQGGNIERLGRFLWSLPACEHLHKNESVLKAKAVVAFHRGNFRELYKILESHQFSAHNHPKLQQLWLKAHYIEAEKLRGRPLGAVGKYRVRRKFPLPRSIWDGEETSYCFKEKSRSVLREWYAHNPYPSPREKRELAEATGLTTTQVSNWFKNRRQRDRAAEAKERENNENSNSNSHNPLSASMNGNKTVLGSSEDEKTPSGTPDHTSSSPALLLSSNPGLQPLHGLGHPQGPSAIPVPSADPMHHHSLQDSILNPMSSNLVDLGS from the exons ATGTCGATGCTCCCGACTTTTGGCTTCACCCAAGAGCAAGTGGCCTGCGTCTGCGAGGTGCTCCAGCAAGGCGGCAACATCGAGCGGCTGGGGCGGTTCCTCtggtccctccctgcctgcGAGCACCTCCACAAGAACGAGAGCGTCCTGAAGGCCAAGGCGGTGGTGGCCTTCCACCGGGGCAACTTCCGCGAGCTCTACAAGATCCTGGAGAGCCACCAGTTCTCGGCGCACAACCACcccaagctgcagcagctctggctgaaggCGCACTACATCGAGGCGGAGAAGCTGCGGGGGCGACCCCTAGGGGCGGTGGGCAAGTACCGGGTGCGCCGCAAGTTCCCGCTGCCCCGCTCCATCTGGGACGGCGAGGAGACCAGCTACTGCTTCAAGGAGAAGAGCCGCAGCGTCCTCCGGGAGTGGTACGCGCACAACCCCTACCCGTCCCCCCGCGAGAAGCGGGAGCTGGCCGAGGCCACCGGCCTCACCACCACCCAGGTCAGCAACTGGTTCAAGAACCGCCGGCAGCGGGACCGCGCCGCCGAGGCCAAGGAAAG GGAAAACAACGAGAATTCCAACTCCAACAGCCACAACCCGCTCTCGGCGTCAATGAACGGGAATAAGACAGTTTTGGGGAGCTCAGAGGACGAGAAGACGCCGTCAGGGACCCCGGATCACACCTCCTCCAGCCCCgcgctgctgctcagctccaaccccgggctgcagcccctgcacggCCTgggccacccccagggccccagcGCCATCCCCGTGCCCAGCGCCGACCCCATGCACCACCACAGCTTGCAGGACTCCATTCTCAACCCCATGTCATCTAATTTGGTCGATCTGGGCTCTTAA